A stretch of DNA from Candidatus Flexicrinis affinis:
CATTGGCGTTGGGGTGGGTTGGGCGACTGCCTATGTGTTGTATGCCATGCGCGACGCGCTCGGCGACGCACGCCGGGGTGTCGGCCAGCGGCTGGAACGCGCGCAGGCGTACGCCACGCTGAGTGCCGAGGGCCGCTTTGTCCGCGAATTTACGCGTGAAGCACGTGCCTCGCACCTTGCCGGCGAACGCATCCCGTTGGAGCGGATCGCCATCGAACCCCGCTTCATCCCGCCCGCCCGCTTTGCCGAGCCGCCCGACGACGACATCCGCCGCGACGTGTTCCGCGTCGTGCCGCGCCTGCCCGATCTGCCGTACCTCGCGCAGCCCTACAATATCGAGACGGTCACGCTTGACGACCTGTACCACGGCCCCGGCGCCTATGCGCTGCTGGGTGCGCCGGGCAGCGGTCGCAGCACCGCGCTGGTGCTGACCGGGCTGGTCGCGCTGGGCGAGATCCGGTTCGCGCCGCCTGAAGACAAGGTGACGGCCCGCCTCCGCGCCGAAGAGGACAGGCTCGACCCGGCGCAGCGTGCCGAATTGCTCAAGCGGCGCCTGACGATCGAGCAGGAGGCCTTCGACCAGCTCGCCAAAGAAACGCGCGATACCGGACTGCGGGCCGGGAGCCGGCGGCAAGCCGACATGGAGCTGGTCCCTTACAACAACAAGTTCCCGGTCTACGTCCATCTGGCCGACGTGCGTCCCGGGCATTTCCGCGGCAAGACCGATCCGGCCGAACCGCTCGTGCGCGGCTTACAGGCGCAGGTGGGCAGCACGACATCCAAGGCGCTGCCGAGGCGGCTGTACCCGCGCATCGAGGCCGGCGGATGCGTTCTGCTGCTCGACGGTTACGACGACTTGACCCCCGACCATCAGGCCGAGATCGCCGCATGGCTACCGGAACTGCTCGCCGCGCATCCCGGCAATCACGTACTGGTCGCCGGGCCGGATCACGGTTATGCGCCGCTGATCGAGGCCGGCTTGGCGCCGCTGTTCATGCGTCCGTGGGATGACAACGACATCGAGACGGCCGTGCAGAAGTGGGCGGAGGCATGGCCTGCCTATCTGGCCGGACCGGGAAAGCGCGCCCGCCCGAACCGCGAAAACACGCCGGACAGCGCGGCGATCAAGGCGGCGTTGAACGGCGCGCGCGGCCTGTCTGCGACGGAGACGACCCTCAAGATTCTCGCCGCGTTCCACGGTGAAACCAGCCGCGCGCCCGGCGTATGGGTCGAGTCGTACCTCGCCAACCTTGCACTGCCCGACGACGTACGGGCTGCGGCCGTACGGGCTGCGCGCGTCGAGATCGAGCGCAACCGCATTACGTCGGACGTGGTCGCCGCGGCCGCTGGCAACGCAGACGCGGCGGGGGATCAGGGCAAGCTGCTGCTCGACCTGTTCCGGCGCGGCTTGCTGGTTGAGATCGGGCGCGGCGAATTCCAGTTCCGGCACCGTGCGGTTGGCGCATATCTCGCTGCACTCTCGCTCAAAGACGTCGACCACGCCCGCCTGCGCGAGATCGCCATCGATCCGCGCTGGGAACTGGCGTTGGGTTATGCCGCCGGCATCCGGCCCGTCGACGCCGCTGCGGCAGCGCGCCTCGAAGCGCCGCCGAACGTACTCGTCAGCACGCTGACCGGCCTGACACGATGGTTGGCGTACCTCGACAGCAAACCGGCATGGCGCGCCAATGTGCTGCGCCAGATCGGCAACCTGTTCGTTCAGCCGGGGCAGTATCCGCTTGTGCGCGAGCGCCTC
This window harbors:
- a CDS encoding HEAT repeat domain-containing protein, whose translation is MAENFNWRDFAIGVGVGWATAYVLYAMRDALGDARRGVGQRLERAQAYATLSAEGRFVREFTREARASHLAGERIPLERIAIEPRFIPPARFAEPPDDDIRRDVFRVVPRLPDLPYLAQPYNIETVTLDDLYHGPGAYALLGAPGSGRSTALVLTGLVALGEIRFAPPEDKVTARLRAEEDRLDPAQRAELLKRRLTIEQEAFDQLAKETRDTGLRAGSRRQADMELVPYNNKFPVYVHLADVRPGHFRGKTDPAEPLVRGLQAQVGSTTSKALPRRLYPRIEAGGCVLLLDGYDDLTPDHQAEIAAWLPELLAAHPGNHVLVAGPDHGYAPLIEAGLAPLFMRPWDDNDIETAVQKWAEAWPAYLAGPGKRARPNRENTPDSAAIKAALNGARGLSATETTLKILAAFHGETSRAPGVWVESYLANLALPDDVRAAAVRAARVEIERNRITSDVVAAAAGNADAAGDQGKLLLDLFRRGLLVEIGRGEFQFRHRAVGAYLAALSLKDVDHARLREIAIDPRWELALGYAAGIRPVDAAAAARLEAPPNVLVSTLTGLTRWLAYLDSKPAWRANVLRQIGNLFVQPGQYPLVRERLAAALAASRDAEATSIFERSLKSPDSDVRRLSALALGVLRSNQTVSTLAGLVKDVDPNVQLAATTALGAIGSDDSYEELARAFAFGTEDVKQMAAETFAILPDVGFETLYEATRHETLEYRRAAVFGLRRMRVGWALIELYRLFLEDQQWYVRLAAQEAIIDFQTHAAAKALAPYPEPPAINWLGQWARQVGIKSEGVEADVLGRMATMPDATMQPVAVQALGQLGMLDRAGMLYRALLDGQPAVRDLAFRSLADIGLQHDAPLPSPV